From Bacteroidota bacterium, one genomic window encodes:
- a CDS encoding nitronate monooxygenase: MKNNRITQLFDIEYPIIQAGMIWCSGWELASAVSNAGGLGIIGAGSMYPDIFREHVRKCKAATNKPFAVNVPLLYPNIPEIMQIIAEEGVKIVFTSAGNPKTWTAELKSKGIKVVHVIANSKFALKAEEAGVDAIVAEGFEAGGHNGREETTTLVLIPMIRKVTKLPLIAAGGIGDGTTMLAAFALGAEGVQMGTRFVASEESSAHQNFKQKLISSQEGDTRLSLKQLTPVRLIKNKFAEEVEAAELRGASVEELKTLLGRARAKKGMFEGDMEEGELEIGQISAFIREIKPAKEIVKEVWNEFLEARKKVVSLEVD; encoded by the coding sequence ATGAAAAACAACAGGATTACGCAATTGTTTGATATCGAATATCCTATAATTCAGGCAGGTATGATATGGTGCAGTGGATGGGAACTGGCATCTGCTGTGAGTAATGCGGGTGGATTGGGAATAATCGGAGCCGGTTCGATGTATCCTGATATCTTCAGGGAGCACGTTCGAAAATGCAAGGCGGCAACGAATAAACCTTTTGCCGTTAATGTTCCGCTTTTGTATCCCAACATTCCGGAGATTATGCAAATCATTGCTGAAGAAGGTGTGAAAATTGTTTTCACTTCAGCAGGTAATCCCAAAACCTGGACGGCAGAATTGAAATCCAAAGGAATCAAAGTTGTTCACGTTATCGCGAATTCCAAGTTCGCTCTCAAAGCGGAAGAAGCAGGAGTGGACGCCATTGTCGCGGAAGGATTCGAAGCCGGCGGACACAATGGTAGAGAAGAAACAACAACTCTGGTTTTGATTCCTATGATTCGTAAAGTCACAAAGCTTCCTCTGATTGCAGCCGGAGGAATTGGTGACGGAACAACCATGCTTGCCGCGTTTGCACTTGGCGCGGAAGGTGTTCAAATGGGAACCCGATTTGTAGCTTCTGAGGAATCGTCTGCTCACCAGAATTTTAAGCAAAAATTAATTTCATCACAAGAAGGTGATACACGACTTTCGCTGAAGCAACTCACTCCGGTTCGATTGATTAAAAATAAATTTGCAGAAGAAGTTGAAGCTGCTGAATTACGCGGCGCATCTGTGGAAGAACTCAAGACATTGCTCGGACGAGCGCGTGCAAAAAAAGGGATGTTCGAAGGAGATATGGAAGAAGGCGAACTTGAAATCGGACAGATCTCAGCTTTCATACGTGAGATTAAACCGGCAAAGGAAATTGTGAAAGAAGTATGGAACGAATTCCTTGAAGCGAGGAAGAAAGTTGTTTCTCTTGAAGTGGATTAA
- a CDS encoding NTP transferase domain-containing protein has product MKVIIPVAGIGSKLRPHTHTQPKALVPVAGKPILSHIVDNLIEAGMREFIFIVGYLGDKVEEYIKTSYPGIVKTFIVQEPREGTGHAVWLARKHVSETDEVIIALGDTIFDIQLRDVIGQPESSLGVKKVDDPRNFGVAELDEHGYIKQVVEKPPIPKSNLALVGIYKIKEGRQLMEALDKMISSGQTSHGEYHLTDGIAILLSEGAKMKTFPVENWYDCGNKDSLLETNAVLLKKSANASKKYSFENTIIIPPVSISEHCKISNSIIGPNVSIGENTIIDYSILKDAIIGSYSEINNAVLHHSVIGSDASLHGQSQSLNLGDSTEIDFGT; this is encoded by the coding sequence ATGAAAGTAATTATTCCTGTCGCGGGAATCGGAAGTAAATTAAGGCCACACACGCACACGCAACCAAAAGCACTGGTTCCTGTTGCCGGCAAACCGATTCTTTCGCACATCGTTGATAATCTCATTGAAGCCGGAATGCGGGAGTTCATTTTTATTGTGGGTTATCTCGGTGATAAAGTTGAAGAGTACATCAAAACAAGTTATCCCGGAATTGTAAAAACATTTATCGTTCAGGAACCACGTGAAGGAACCGGACATGCTGTATGGCTTGCTCGTAAACATGTTTCTGAAACTGATGAAGTCATCATCGCACTCGGAGATACCATTTTTGATATTCAGTTGAGAGATGTCATCGGGCAACCGGAGTCTTCACTTGGTGTCAAAAAGGTGGATGATCCGCGGAACTTTGGTGTGGCTGAACTGGATGAACACGGTTACATCAAACAAGTTGTTGAAAAACCTCCTATCCCAAAATCAAATCTTGCACTTGTCGGTATTTATAAAATAAAAGAAGGTCGGCAATTGATGGAGGCTTTGGATAAAATGATTTCATCCGGACAAACCAGTCATGGCGAATATCACCTGACCGATGGAATCGCGATTCTTCTTTCCGAAGGCGCGAAGATGAAAACCTTTCCGGTGGAGAACTGGTACGATTGCGGAAATAAGGATAGTCTGCTCGAGACCAATGCAGTATTACTCAAGAAAAGCGCGAACGCTTCAAAAAAATATTCCTTCGAGAATACCATCATCATTCCACCTGTAAGTATCTCCGAACATTGTAAAATCAGCAATAGCATCATCGGACCTAACGTTTCGATTGGTGAGAACACGATTATTGACTATTCCATTCTCAAAGACGCGATTATTGGCTCATATTCAGAAATCAATAATGCGGTTTTGCATCACAGTGTCATCGGTAGTGATGCCTCACTTCATGGACAAAGCCAGTCGCTGAATTTAGGAGATAGTACGGAGATTGATTTTGGAACTTAA
- a CDS encoding insulinase family protein, with amino-acid sequence MKNSPDRKSQPELIEIGAVDIQEAKPYKLDNGVPVYYINSGFQDLVKVELLFLNRTFDPTNGLLHSATNRMLGEGTSKHNAQQLADGVDYYGAFYETEENADYCTVNLYTLNKHLESTLPYLREMITDAVFPESELGVYKQNNKQRLIVENEKVGSLARRKFNEILFGNKHPYGFYVEPTDFDKLNRSVLQTYHKQQYLSNHCVIIVSGMIGEGTLSLLNKFFGDKNWSGAQATPFAVAEMNYTGDKKQFIAKEGAVQSAIRIGRRLFNRNHPDYPGMAVLNTVLGGYFGSRLMSNIREDKGYTYGIGSALVSMKQEGYFFISTEVGADVTIPALTEIYKEIDLLKTELVDEEELEMVRNYMRGTFIKGIESAFHLADRFRSLHLHGLGYDYYQKYLEKVRTIQPEEIKALANKYLDSSMFYELVVGRK; translated from the coding sequence ATGAAGAATTCTCCCGATAGAAAATCACAACCGGAACTTATCGAAATAGGTGCCGTTGATATACAGGAAGCAAAACCCTACAAACTGGACAATGGTGTCCCGGTGTATTATATAAATTCAGGTTTTCAGGATCTTGTAAAAGTGGAACTGCTTTTCCTGAACAGAACCTTTGACCCAACCAATGGCTTGCTGCATTCCGCTACCAACCGCATGTTGGGTGAGGGCACTTCAAAACACAATGCACAGCAACTCGCGGATGGTGTGGATTATTATGGCGCTTTTTACGAGACAGAAGAGAACGCGGATTATTGCACCGTTAACTTGTATACATTAAACAAGCATCTTGAATCAACCTTGCCTTATTTGCGGGAAATGATTACTGATGCGGTTTTCCCCGAATCTGAACTCGGTGTTTACAAACAAAATAACAAGCAGCGTCTCATTGTAGAAAATGAGAAAGTCGGTTCACTGGCCCGAAGAAAATTCAATGAAATTCTTTTCGGAAATAAACATCCATATGGATTTTATGTGGAGCCAACAGATTTTGATAAACTCAACAGATCAGTTCTGCAGACTTATCACAAACAGCAATACCTGAGTAATCATTGTGTGATTATTGTGTCCGGAATGATAGGCGAGGGGACATTGTCATTGCTGAATAAATTTTTCGGAGATAAAAACTGGTCAGGCGCTCAGGCAACACCTTTTGCTGTCGCGGAAATGAATTATACCGGCGATAAAAAACAATTTATTGCCAAAGAAGGAGCTGTTCAAAGCGCGATTCGGATCGGTAGAAGACTGTTCAATCGTAACCATCCGGATTATCCGGGGATGGCAGTTCTCAATACCGTTCTTGGTGGATATTTTGGTTCCCGTCTTATGTCCAATATTCGTGAAGACAAAGGATATACCTATGGAATTGGCTCCGCACTTGTTTCGATGAAACAGGAAGGGTATTTCTTTATTTCTACCGAAGTGGGTGCTGATGTTACGATTCCGGCGTTGACAGAAATTTACAAGGAAATAGACCTCCTCAAGACTGAATTGGTAGATGAGGAAGAACTCGAAATGGTACGCAATTACATGCGTGGTACATTTATAAAAGGTATCGAAAGCGCTTTTCACCTGGCGGATCGATTCCGTTCGCTTCATTTGCACGGTCTGGGTTATGATTATTACCAGAAGTATCTGGAGAAAGTCCGTACCATTCAGCCGGAAGAAATCAAGGCTTTGGCCAATAAATACCTTGATTCCAGCATGTTTTACGAATTGGTAGTCGGACGGAAATAA
- a CDS encoding insulinase family protein, with amino-acid sequence MIQFKSHTLSNGLKVIVHEDNATPLVNVNILYKVGARDEDSSRTGFAHLFEHLMFGGSVNIPDFDGPLQVAGGDNNAFTNNDITNYYETLPATNIETAFWLESDRMLSLAFTEKSLEVQRSVVIEEFKQRYLNQPYGDVWLLLRPLAYKVHPYQWATIGKEISHIENATMEDVKGFFFRYYCPDNAIMTVSGNIKAEKVFELAEKWFGEIKRNISPRTPYPAEPPQTEARSLTVERDIPFDSIYKAYHSCSRLDPEFYAVDLLTDILSRGKSSRLYNSLLKQKKLFTEINAYQTADFDKSLLVIEGKLVKGVTMKEAEAAIQEEINKIITELVSVDELQKVQNKVESTIEFSEMDLSSRSLNLAFAEYMGDVNLVNTEIKLYQKVTREDILKQAQEIFREENCSTLYYLAKKK; translated from the coding sequence ATGATCCAGTTTAAATCGCACACACTCAGCAACGGACTGAAGGTAATTGTCCATGAAGACAATGCCACTCCATTGGTCAACGTAAATATTCTCTACAAAGTAGGAGCAAGGGATGAAGATTCTTCCCGAACAGGTTTCGCGCATTTGTTCGAACACCTGATGTTCGGTGGCTCTGTCAACATCCCGGATTTTGACGGACCATTACAGGTCGCCGGTGGTGATAACAACGCATTTACCAATAACGACATCACCAATTATTACGAAACCCTTCCTGCCACAAATATCGAAACTGCTTTCTGGCTTGAAAGTGATCGTATGCTAAGCCTTGCTTTCACAGAAAAAAGTCTGGAAGTGCAAAGAAGCGTGGTGATCGAGGAATTTAAACAACGCTATCTCAACCAGCCATATGGAGATGTCTGGCTCTTGCTTCGCCCGCTTGCTTATAAAGTACATCCTTATCAATGGGCAACTATCGGTAAAGAAATTTCGCATATCGAAAATGCGACCATGGAGGATGTGAAAGGTTTCTTCTTTCGCTATTACTGTCCTGACAACGCCATCATGACGGTCTCAGGAAATATTAAGGCGGAAAAAGTTTTTGAACTGGCGGAAAAATGGTTCGGAGAGATCAAACGAAATATCAGTCCGCGCACGCCTTATCCCGCGGAACCACCACAAACAGAAGCCCGTTCACTCACCGTGGAACGTGACATTCCATTCGATTCTATTTACAAAGCCTATCATTCCTGCTCGCGTTTGGATCCTGAATTTTATGCGGTCGATTTGCTCACGGATATATTGAGCAGAGGAAAATCATCCCGACTTTACAATTCACTGCTCAAGCAGAAAAAACTATTTACTGAAATCAACGCTTATCAAACAGCCGACTTTGACAAGAGCCTGCTCGTGATCGAGGGCAAATTGGTAAAAGGTGTAACCATGAAGGAAGCAGAAGCAGCCATTCAGGAGGAAATAAATAAGATTATTACAGAATTGGTCTCAGTGGATGAGTTGCAAAAAGTGCAGAACAAAGTAGAATCCACAATTGAATTTTCAGAAATGGATCTTTCCAGCCGTTCCCTCAATCTGGCTTTTGCTGAATACATGGGTGATGTTAATCTTGTGAACACAGAAATAAAATTATACCAGAAGGTTACCCGGGAAGATATTCTCAAACAAGCTCAGGAAATATTCAGGGAAGAAAATTGTTCGACCTTATATTATCTGGCAAAGAAAAAATAA
- the guaB gene encoding IMP dehydrogenase: protein MKVAQGRFLGDALTYDDVLIVPAYSEVLPNETNVGSYLTKKIRLNIPILSAAMDTVTESEMAIAIAQEGGIGMLHKNMTIDQQAAEVRKVKRSESGMISNPVTLHADALVREAMELMKEYKIGGIPVLDKNNILVGICTNRDLRFVKDLSLPVSKIMTKDNLITTTGVKDLKEAEAILQQYKIEKLPVIDKKGKLIGLITYKDILKVKSRPNACKDEFGRLRVGAAIGVTKDAVDRARALVEAGVDVITIDTAHGHSKGVVDTLKQIKKAFPKLQVIVGNIATADAARYLAKAGADAVKVGIGPGSICTTRVIAGIGVPQFTAIYQVAEALKDTDVCVIADGGIRFSGDIAKAIAAGADTVMLGSLLAGTEESPGETIIYEGRKFKGYRGMGSIEAMREGSKDRYFQAQTDDVKKLVPEGIVGRVPYKGQVGEELYQLVGGLRASMGYCGAKNIDELQKANFIRITAAGVQESHPHDVAITKEAPNYHR, encoded by the coding sequence ATGAAAGTTGCTCAAGGCCGATTTCTCGGCGATGCCCTTACCTACGATGATGTACTGATTGTTCCTGCGTATTCGGAAGTACTTCCGAACGAAACGAACGTTGGTTCTTACCTGACGAAGAAAATTCGTCTGAACATTCCTATTCTTTCAGCCGCGATGGATACGGTCACCGAATCTGAAATGGCTATTGCTATTGCTCAGGAAGGTGGCATTGGAATGTTGCACAAGAACATGACGATTGATCAACAGGCTGCTGAAGTAAGAAAGGTAAAACGCAGTGAAAGCGGGATGATCAGTAATCCCGTCACGCTTCACGCGGATGCGCTTGTTCGCGAGGCAATGGAGCTGATGAAGGAATACAAAATTGGAGGGATTCCGGTTTTGGATAAAAACAATATCCTCGTCGGGATTTGTACCAACAGGGATTTGCGTTTTGTAAAAGATCTCAGTCTGCCTGTTTCAAAAATAATGACCAAGGACAACCTGATCACCACCACCGGTGTAAAGGATCTGAAGGAAGCGGAAGCTATTTTGCAGCAATACAAAATTGAGAAGCTTCCTGTAATTGATAAAAAAGGAAAATTGATTGGCCTGATTACTTATAAGGATATTCTGAAAGTTAAATCACGTCCGAATGCCTGTAAAGATGAATTTGGTCGCTTGCGTGTTGGAGCTGCCATCGGTGTCACCAAAGATGCTGTTGACCGTGCCCGCGCACTGGTTGAAGCCGGAGTGGATGTAATTACTATTGATACTGCCCACGGACATTCCAAAGGTGTTGTCGATACTCTGAAACAAATAAAGAAAGCTTTTCCAAAACTCCAGGTCATCGTTGGAAATATTGCCACTGCTGATGCAGCACGATATCTCGCTAAGGCCGGAGCCGATGCTGTGAAAGTTGGTATTGGTCCGGGTTCGATCTGTACTACAAGAGTCATTGCCGGAATCGGTGTTCCTCAGTTTACAGCCATTTACCAGGTCGCGGAAGCACTGAAAGATACTGACGTGTGTGTGATCGCAGATGGTGGAATTCGTTTCAGCGGAGACATCGCCAAAGCCATTGCTGCCGGCGCGGATACCGTCATGTTGGGATCTTTACTCGCAGGTACCGAAGAAAGTCCGGGTGAAACCATCATTTACGAAGGAAGAAAATTCAAAGGCTACCGGGGAATGGGTTCCATTGAAGCGATGCGTGAAGGTTCCAAGGACAGGTATTTCCAGGCTCAAACGGATGATGTAAAGAAACTCGTACCGGAAGGAATTGTCGGCCGGGTTCCGTACAAAGGACAGGTGGGAGAGGAGCTTTATCAATTGGTTGGCGGCTTGCGGGCAAGTATGGGTTATTGTGGAGCGAAAAATATTGATGAACTCCAGAAAGCCAATTTTATCCGTATTACCGCTGCCGGTGTTCAGGAAAGTCATCCTCACGATGTGGCGATTACCAAGGAAGCACCGAACTACCATCGTTAA
- a CDS encoding serine hydroxymethyltransferase, which translates to MEKDTEIFALINQEKKRQEHGIELIASENFVSKQVMQAMGSCLTNKYAEGLPGKRYYGGCEVVDQVEQIAIDRAKTLFNAAWANVQPHSGAQANAAVMLGLLQPGDAILGFDLSHGGHLTHGSPVNFSGKLYQAHFYGVNPETGQVDYDAMEVTAKKVKPKLMIAGASSYSRDWDFIRMRKIADEVGAFLMADIAHPAGLIARGLLNDPLPYCHVVTTTTHKTLRGPRGGMIMMGRDFENPMGLKTPKGEIRMMSSIMDGAVFPGTQGGPLEHVIAAKAVAFGEDLTDDYLKYCVQMVKNSRAMAKAFVDLGYKVISGGTDNHSMLIDLRSKNLTGKLAENVLVKADITVNKNMVPFDDKSPFVTSGMRVGTPAMTTRGIKEKDCVKIVSLIDEVLMNNENETKIAAVKKKVNAMMEKFPLY; encoded by the coding sequence ATGGAAAAAGATACAGAAATATTTGCCCTTATTAATCAGGAAAAAAAACGTCAGGAGCATGGAATTGAACTGATCGCTTCTGAAAATTTTGTAAGCAAACAAGTCATGCAGGCCATGGGTTCCTGTCTGACAAATAAATACGCCGAAGGACTTCCCGGAAAACGGTATTACGGAGGATGTGAAGTTGTAGACCAGGTTGAACAAATAGCAATTGATCGCGCAAAGACTTTGTTCAATGCAGCCTGGGCCAATGTGCAACCACATTCCGGAGCACAGGCGAATGCGGCTGTGATGCTGGGTTTGTTACAACCCGGAGATGCGATACTCGGTTTTGATTTATCTCATGGCGGACACCTTACACACGGTTCTCCGGTGAACTTCAGTGGTAAATTATATCAGGCACATTTTTATGGAGTAAATCCTGAAACCGGACAAGTGGATTACGATGCTATGGAAGTCACTGCGAAAAAAGTGAAGCCAAAGCTGATGATCGCCGGTGCTTCTTCTTATTCAAGAGACTGGGATTTCATTCGAATGCGTAAAATCGCGGATGAAGTGGGCGCTTTTCTGATGGCGGACATCGCGCATCCTGCCGGACTTATCGCACGCGGACTTTTGAACGATCCTCTTCCCTATTGTCATGTTGTGACAACAACTACACACAAAACTTTACGCGGACCACGCGGAGGCATGATCATGATGGGAAGAGATTTTGAAAACCCGATGGGATTGAAAACACCGAAGGGCGAAATCAGAATGATGAGTTCAATCATGGATGGCGCTGTTTTTCCGGGTACACAAGGCGGACCACTGGAACATGTAATAGCAGCTAAAGCGGTTGCGTTTGGTGAAGACCTTACGGACGATTATCTGAAATATTGCGTTCAGATGGTGAAGAACTCTCGTGCCATGGCAAAAGCATTTGTTGATCTGGGCTACAAAGTAATCAGTGGTGGCACTGATAATCACAGCATGTTGATTGATCTGCGTTCCAAAAACCTCACCGGAAAACTGGCTGAAAATGTTTTGGTAAAAGCGGATATCACCGTCAACAAAAACATGGTTCCTTTTGATGATAAATCTCCTTTTGTAACATCCGGTATGCGTGTAGGTACACCGGCGATGACGACCCGGGGAATCAAGGAAAAAGATTGTGTGAAAATTGTTTCGCTGATCGACGAAGTATTAATGAACAATGAAAATGAAACGAAAATCGCCGCGGTGAAAAAGAAAGTAAACGCGATGATGGAAAAGTTTCCGCTTTATTGA
- a CDS encoding gliding motility-associated C-terminal domain-containing protein, with product MRQLPFFVLLIVLLNSMAMDSQAFNIRCISVDASGAATVSWDKNGLQGAFFQKYYVYHSTVASGPFSLSDSIFIFNNTQSIDNAAAATTNLAYYYVVFKSNNGDPDQYTDTVQAIYLNVTPNNGFANLVWNPTHTPPISSNYVYYKIYREYPAGIFTLIDSVNAYTATVPMTYTDEIYICRDTVKYKIEVTDSSGCKSISNFDGDIFEDKTPPNIPTIDSVSVDANGNVVVAWLVGTPSDLSFYQVQYKDQTGNFQPIALVAGINSTSYSSVIPATTELQTIEVVALDSCANQSAQSLPHSTIFARANFELCTHAINLSWTPYSFWSTAPTYEIWVSVNGGAESLAGTSSTTSFRDTTLISGSNFCYRIRAIDSGGPRSSTSNKVCLVPVFPPPPTFSYIRRVTVTGPNSIKVDAYVDAAAAVTGYELLRSGSPTGPFVSIASLTATGSAYISISDFGVDPAVQAYYYKISTIDSCGLRVYDSQISKSILLTGFSNPDYTNTLAWDLYNEWPTGVDYYNVYRTVNGFRDPVPIATISNGNLLMLTDTVIDDFYSDGEFCYTIQAIESQGNPYFFLDSSLSNEICLRQEPVIFIPNAFHPGGNLNESFGPFNGFVDTKEYSFDIFNRWGENIYSTDNPHARWDGSTHQAQAPEGVYIYQIKAKKVDGSEIRKVGAVTLIR from the coding sequence ATGCGTCAACTTCCATTTTTTGTATTGCTGATCGTATTGCTGAATTCCATGGCAATGGATTCACAAGCCTTCAATATTCGCTGCATTTCTGTTGACGCAAGCGGCGCAGCAACAGTCAGTTGGGATAAAAACGGCTTGCAAGGGGCTTTTTTTCAGAAATATTACGTCTATCATTCAACGGTCGCTTCCGGACCATTTTCATTGAGCGACAGCATCTTCATTTTTAACAATACCCAATCGATCGACAATGCCGCCGCTGCAACAACCAATCTGGCTTACTATTATGTAGTATTTAAAAGCAACAATGGCGATCCGGATCAATACACGGATACAGTTCAGGCAATTTACCTGAATGTGACACCAAACAATGGTTTTGCGAATCTGGTATGGAACCCGACGCACACACCGCCCATCTCCAGCAACTACGTGTATTATAAAATCTATCGGGAATATCCCGCCGGAATCTTCACACTGATTGATTCGGTTAATGCATACACTGCAACTGTACCAATGACTTATACCGATGAGATTTACATTTGTCGTGATACGGTGAAGTATAAAATTGAAGTGACTGATTCGAGCGGATGCAAATCAATATCCAATTTCGATGGTGATATATTTGAAGACAAAACACCTCCCAATATTCCCACAATTGATTCGGTGAGTGTGGATGCAAATGGAAATGTTGTCGTCGCATGGTTGGTGGGAACTCCATCCGACCTTTCATTTTACCAGGTTCAATACAAGGATCAGACTGGAAACTTTCAACCTATTGCTTTGGTTGCCGGAATCAATAGTACATCGTATAGCAGTGTCATTCCCGCGACAACCGAATTGCAGACCATCGAAGTTGTTGCTCTGGACAGTTGTGCGAATCAGAGCGCTCAAAGTCTACCTCATTCCACCATTTTTGCACGGGCGAATTTTGAATTGTGTACGCACGCGATCAATTTATCCTGGACGCCTTACAGCTTCTGGAGCACTGCGCCAACCTATGAAATTTGGGTAAGTGTCAATGGAGGAGCGGAGTCGCTTGCAGGGACAAGTTCAACAACTTCTTTCAGAGATACCACTCTGATTTCCGGATCAAATTTTTGCTATCGGATCCGTGCAATTGATTCCGGTGGACCAAGGTCATCTACATCTAACAAAGTATGTCTTGTTCCTGTTTTCCCGCCACCACCAACTTTTTCATATATACGTCGCGTTACAGTAACAGGTCCGAATTCCATAAAAGTGGATGCCTATGTGGATGCTGCCGCTGCTGTGACAGGTTATGAACTGCTTCGCTCCGGGTCACCAACCGGACCATTTGTTTCCATCGCATCATTGACTGCAACTGGTTCTGCTTACATTTCTATTTCTGATTTTGGTGTTGATCCTGCGGTTCAGGCATATTATTACAAAATCTCTACCATTGATTCCTGCGGTTTGAGAGTTTATGATTCTCAAATCAGTAAATCGATTCTACTTACCGGTTTTTCCAATCCTGATTATACCAATACACTTGCCTGGGATCTTTACAATGAGTGGCCGACAGGTGTTGATTATTACAATGTGTACAGAACCGTCAATGGTTTCCGTGATCCGGTTCCGATTGCTACAATTTCCAATGGAAATTTATTGATGCTTACAGATACTGTAATTGATGATTTTTACAGCGATGGTGAATTCTGTTATACCATCCAGGCAATAGAATCTCAGGGTAATCCTTATTTCTTTCTTGACTCCAGTTTGTCAAATGAAATTTGCCTGCGGCAGGAGCCAGTGATTTTTATACCGAATGCATTTCATCCCGGTGGCAATTTGAACGAATCTTTCGGTCCTTTCAATGGCTTTGTGGATACAAAGGAGTATTCGTTTGATATCTTTAATCGTTGGGGAGAAAATATTTATTCTACCGACAATCCCCATGCACGGTGGGATGGATCAACACATCAGGCTCAGGCACCCGAAGGTGTGTATATCTACCAGATTAAAGCGAAGAAAGTGGATGGTTCTGAAATCCGGAAAGTAGGAGCAGTGACACTCATTCGATAA